The genomic window CGCAAAGGCGAAAAACTATGCTCTCACCCAGAAATACCATCTCATCTCAACAGGTGCCATAAAGTAAGTCAGGGTTCTGGATTCACGCAGGGCGTTCCAGCTTGGGTAAGCTCTTAACCAGACTGTGACTTACTAGTATTGCAACATGGGCATTTGTGTCACCCAGAAACATCACAAGCAAGCAGGACAAGGGCAACTTAAACCACCAAGAATTCAAAATCCGTCCTATACCTCCTAGATCAACAACTTTGGCCACTATGATTAAGCATTTGCAGCTAATGTCACCAGAGCTTGGTCACATCAGgagataaatattttaaaaggatTGAGTTCATGTTACTCATTTTTAGAACTTCCCAAATGTGATATGATCTGcaagagttaaaaaaaaaagatctagAGAAACTGCCAACAGTGGTGCTTTTCAGCACAGGTGACATTTGGAGACTAAAGCATGACAAACTGAGTCTAATGCACGCAGAACGCACAGAATTAAGTCAAATGTTTCAATATATCATGTTTCTCCTATGGCTTTTTTTGGGGGAAAAACGACCTGACAATGTGGTTACATTTTGACTTCCTCATGGGTGCCAGGGAACCAAACGTGGCGTTAGGCCTGACACTATTTAAAGCTTACCAGGTTGAAAACGGTCTCCACGATGTCGCGGCTGGTAACGTCCCCAACATCCACCAGGCCGGCAAGGACGGCGAACTTCATCCTAATGCCCCTGATGGGGATCATGGGGTTGAGCGGCAGCGCGGCTGAACGCCCTTCCTTCCCGCCGTCCCCTGGCGGCTTGGGAGGTGGCGTCCCCTCGCTGGCCATCACGGCTGGGGGACAGGTAACCCTGGCAGGTGAGGCACCTGTTAAGGGGGCAGCCGGCGGCGTTGGAGTGCGGCCGCTGTGCTAGCGCTCAGGTGCCGCTCCTGCTTCGTTAAGTTGACCGTGTTGTGAAGCCCGCACGGAAAACGCTCATCCCCACACAAAGCTTAAAAAGTTCACACAGAACCGCAACGTACAGCAAGCGTCCGCAGCTCCGACGCCCAAAGTCCGGCACAGGGCAGCCCGCAACGtctcctggaaaaaaaaactccttcACCTACTGTAACTTGATAAGCcgcaaaaaataaatgaaaataaccGTGCTCAGTCCAAACCTATTGGCTAACCATACCTATATGAAATCGGATATTGAGTCCCAAATGTGTACTGGCTGTTGTAAAATATTTTTCCTCAGTTTAAAGGTGGTGGAAACTCCTTGACTTTCGCCTCCTCGCAGGGCAGCTAGCTTTGACGTTACGGTATCCACGGCAGGTAGACCCGTGCGAGCGTCCGTCACGAGAAATATCCCGATTATCCCGCTAACGCTTCGCGTCACAGGACAGGAGCCGGCCGAGAAGCTTGTCGTGTGCATCCAGCGCTGTTCAAATCTGAAGCTTAACCCACATTTGGCTGCGCCTCTTCCTGCTTCACCTCCCGCTCTCGCTCGTCTCCGCCATGGCGGCGTTGTCGCTCGAGCCGGCGGCGCATGCGCAACTCGTGGCGAACGACTGCGCGGAGGTGGGCCAGGTGTGTCCCAGGTAGGAGCTGCCGGGGACGGGAGAGCGGCCAGTGTAATGGACCCAAGTGGCGCTTATGGCGTCCCATGCATTCGGCGGCGAGGAAGTGCAGTTCAGGAAATGCACGGTCCTAATCCAAGCGAGCGTAATCCAGAGACATCTAGAGGAGGGGAAGACAGAAATTTCATTCACAATTGTTTTAGAGAGCGGCGAGGCAAACACAGCTGGTGTGCACGTACAGGTGGTGTATTTCTACTGGAATATTGGCAGACATTTTTGCGTTAATTACGTGCTAGACAGTAACAGTAGTATCCATTATATAAACAGACATCGACCACTCCTTTACTCGGTggttaatctgaaaatcagtaGCCTACTTTTAAAATATCTTCAAATATTCTTTTGGATAAGTTGTCTTACCCTGTAACTTGTGCATGCTATATTAATTATCACGTCACGTTGTTGCGTGCACCCAGCCAAATACTAACAGctgcaaaaagtaaaaatgctaaCAGCTGCACGCAACCTTGGGCAGTGTAGGATTTCGGAGAATAAAACGACGTGACAGTTATGTTCAGTTATAGTTTCTTGATGTCAGCGACCGATTTCAGGTTAAGGGATTTATAACTACAACTTGATGAAACGTCAAATAACCACAAATTGTTGTTTTAATATGGCATATCCGTATAGTTGGATAATAGATAGATTTATCAGAAAGTTGTGATTGGTAAGCTTTGTATTTTTCTTCTTGTTCCATAAAAGCAGATGTGCATCTTTCACGTATTTGGACAATTTCACATCGGACCCGTCGGAAAGACAAGTTTCCCTCGAAATGGAGATCACCGGTCATGTACTAGATCTAATACACTTTTTGCCACTGAACATTGGgtagaaaaaaaggaaaaacactgAAGATACTcctgcattttttgttttgtaactTATAAATGAACTGCTCATTTTTCTGCCCGACATAATTTGAATTATTAACGGCAGTAAAATTCAGTAGTTTCTGTCAGCTTCATAAAATCCAATTTAACAGTCTGTGTCGGTGGTGccattttaagtaaaaatgaaCACTACGATATTGTCACAAGAGGAAAGTAAAGATAATTGCTTTTCGAGTATTTTTCTTATCCCCAAACTGAAGACGACGTTTAGGGGATTAAGAACCGTACAGGAAATTACAAGCCTCGGATCTCAATCGTTTCAGGCTGTGTTGACTGTGAAATACCGTGAATTGATCGAATCCTTTTTTTTCCCAAGCATGGAGGTTAAAATCGATACAAATACGTTTACAGTAAAAGGACGTAACCTAGCTACTTCAGTGACCGATTTCAGCTTTTAAGAGTTCGGCTTGCTGAGTGACGGGACACCCAATTTTCGACATAGCAGGGAATCTcggccaaataaaaaaaatcaacagcgATTGCCTGTAAAAACTAATTTTGCAACTTCAGCCATTTTCGCCTTGATATATGTCCAATTAACGACAACCTATGTGTTCCATGAAAACAACGAATAATCGTTTCAATAGACTATATTAGTTGAACAGCAATAGAACAACCTTCATCCAATATCGCTTTTCCTAGTCAGGGCCCAGAATTTGTCCTAGGCAGCAGAGAGCCAAAGATAGTGCTGCACACTGAACGCGATGCCCGTCCAGCTCAGGGCGGCTATACAAACAAACATTCCGGAAAATTTGAATACAGCAGTTCGTATTACTAAACGTCTTTGTACTACAGGAAACAGAAGGAGGACCGGGACAAAGTCTGCGCGACGCACGCAGAACACGCAAACCCTACGCACATAACCATCGAAGCGTCAGGCAACACTGATACCCAACACGTGGCCCTACATAGTGTGTTGGGTATATATTATGCGCAcacatttctatttattttccaGTTTGTTAATGGGCATTAAACAAATAGAAATACATACTCAGAACCTAAGTTTTAAAAAGTGCTTTAGAAACACTACCTAGCACATCTTTGCATGTACCTGCAGCGCAGCCCTAAACCATACATTATGCTTTGTCTTTAGATTTAAATACCAGTTTGTCTGTCTAATAACAACGTTGCTAATTCTGGTCAGCTacttggagtgagattttcaatttcagACTAGTGTGTACACACATTTACAGGTATGTGAgggttttattaccttataaatAGTATGTAGGGTTTGCACACTGTCCCAAATCCTCTGATGTAGCAAATTGTAGGTTTAAAATCCAATATTAAGATTTCTTGCCTGAGTGTTAGTCTGAACGTTAGCAACCCTGTAACAATGTAACATTAGCGTATGCGTTATATTTCAGCGTGATAATACAGCACAAGCGCGCTTCTGTGAACTACAAAATCAAAAATCGTCAGCAGGTGGCGCCATCCTACCAAAGACGCAGCAGGACGCTGCCGGTCGCAGTTCTCGCGATGCTACATGTTTCCCCTCCTCTTCCCCCGTGTGTCCAACATGGCAGTCGGAAAAAATAAGAGGCTAACTAAAGGAGGAAAGAAAGGTGCTAAGAAGAAGATGTAAGTTGTACAATTTAGTGTTGAATTCGTAGTATGGGGTCTCAGTATGTTGTCTGTCGGATTCCTGCAGTCAACCATGAAAGATGACGTGGATGTTAAAAGGATTACTTTAGCTACTGTATCACGTCCCTGTACAGATACGGTACTGTGTCCTCAGTCgtatttcttttatttaaatatagGTAATATTTTcctgtatatataaatgtacACGTCACGTAATATCCTCTAACAAAAGTTACACCTCTATCAGCGATACTTATTTTAATGTCAGGTCTAGAGAAATGCCAATAAACTTTGCTAATCCGCTTCTGTGATTAGCTGCAGTTGCAACAAACAGTATCGATAAATGGCAACGTAGGACCGGCCCGGTAAATGCTTGCGGTACAGCGAATAGCTCGCTAGCAGCCTGCACAAATGACTGCAGCCACTTGTCAAGATATTGGGATTTAATTAGCACTTTATAGCATGCACCTGGATTTACAACTCGGGACCACTTCTGTATGTACAATCACATCGGAGCTATGAACATCCCAGGTCTTCAGAAATTAATGTACGTGGCTAATCTAAATATGCATTGAGTGACTGCAATTACGTTAAGTCGTTCTAGTTGATTTGCAAGCATAGATTGGCTTTTACTAGAATCCGCCATTTGGCTCATAGATTAATATCCCACATTGCTAACTAAATCCGACTATTGTGCTTTATTTGGAAATTTCTTAAACGTAGTTGGCATGATGGCAAACATAAGTACACAGTGATTGTCTTTCTGTGGTGTTTCCTGGTTGGTAATTTTTTAAAGCACAGTTAAAATAACCTGTACCTTTTCCATCTAGCGTTGATCCTTTCTCCAAGAAGGACTGGTACGATGTCAAGGCACCAGCCATGTTCAACATCCGCAACCTTGGCAAGACCTTGGTTACCAGGACACAGGGAACTAGTGAGTCTCCCGTCTCTTTCATATGGTTGGGGATGCTTACCTATCCGTGCCCATGAAGTGACCAGGGgccctgtactacgaagcgggattactggcttatcggggaaactttacaattttaaattgtagtaccttaaatccgacaagttacccagataagccagtaaccccgcttcgtagtacaggccacactagaacattttctgtgcAGTTTCTCTCTCCAAAACCAGCCTTAAAACAGTTTTATCTGAATCAGGCTTCTCTTTTGTTGAATGAATTGCAAACCTGCGAATATGATGTAGGAATAGGATGGTGACCATCTCCTCCTGATTTGGGTGTTTGAAGGTCTCTGTCACCTAGAAATTAAATTGCACTACACTGGAACTTTGAGCTGCACTTCTGCTGACTTTCCTCCAGCAACAAGCTGGTTTTTGAACTTAGAGAGTTCGATTTGCCTATCAAATGCTGAGAGGACTCCTTCATCCTGGAGGCATTCCTCCCACTTCTGTTGCatatgatctttttttttttttttttttttagaaaacagatggGTAATATTGATTCACATCCCACATATTCGCTGATTCTTCCCCGAAGGAGACAGTGGGGAAAAGTAACATATGCATCATATCTCCAGAAATCGCTTCGGATGGCTTGAAGGGGCGCGTGTTCGAAGTGAGTCTGGCTGACCTGCAGAACGACGAGGTGGCCTTCCGGAAGTTCAAGCTGATCACCGAGGATGTGCAGGGCAAGAACTGTTTGACCAACTTCCACGGAATGGATCTGACTAGAGACAAGATGTGCTCCATGGTCAAGAAATGGCAGGTAAGGGTTCAAATTGAGCTGCGAGAGAATCCGTAAAAATAAAACTTGGGAGTATGGCTGTTCTGTAGAGGTCACAGACAACCATGACAAAGAGACCATCTACGACGTTTTGAGATAGGCGTCTAATGAGTTCAAACGGTTTCGTTGTCACGCAGACTATGATCGAGGCTCATGTCGACGTACGGACCACGGACAGCTACCTGCTCCGCCTTTTCTGCGTTGGCTTCACCAAGAAACGCACCAACCAGATCAGGAAGACCTCGTATGCCCAGCACCAGCAGGTCCGTCAGATCCGCAAGAAGATGCTGGAGATCATGACTCGAGAGGTGCAGACCAACGACCTGAAGGAAGTCGTCAACAAACTGTAAGTCCCTTACCTTTGAGTTACCTGTTATTGGGACATTGAGTTCTAGCTGGAATGTCACGAGGAATCGACTAATATCCTCGATTCAGGCATCTACGATCTGTTTTGCGGAAAGGCAGCCTTCATCAGATATACTCGCACGGTCCGCGTGTTCATTGGTTTTCCCAGCTTTGAAGCTTTGTTTGGTCTTGCAGGATCCCTGACAGCATTGGCAAGGACATTGAAAAGGCCTGTCAGTCTATATACCCTCTGCACGATGTCTTCGTTAGGAAGGTGAAGATGCTCAAGAAACCTAAATTTGAACGTAAGTTACAAACATAATATGCAGTGAACTCAGGAGTTACAGTAAGgaacattatttttttaaaaaaaaagcctaAATTTTGGTGAAATGTTGGGTTGCATACATTTTTAATGAGTTTCTCGTTAAGTCTCTGAAAACGTTTGCATGCTGCACTGCAGTTGCACATCCCTCAACCTCCATGCAGTTCAGCAGCCGTTGGTGGTTTGAGCTTTGGAAATACACCATGGCATTTTTATTGTATGTTCACGTGTCTTGGTTAGAGGCTGTCGTGACGGCATGGCACGCTGATTCTGGGTGTCTGGTTTCAGTGGGCAAGTTGATGGAAATCCACGGTGAGGGTGGCACCAGCAGTACCACCAAGGCCGGGGGTGATGACAGCGGTGCCAAGGTGGAGAGGGCTGACGGCTATGAGCCCCCAGTCCAGGAGTCCGTCTGAAGACCCTCAACACCCACAACGTTTAATaaaataatggattttttttgaTTGAACACTATCTTGTTCCATGGAGTTCTTGTCCACAAAACTGGTTTTGAGTAAACGAAGTTCTGGGCTTAGCTATGGTTAAAACTGGTTTAGGATTTGGCTACATTGCTACTAGAGAATTCTGGAGAATAGCAGGATGCGAGCAAACGGAATGCTCTGCCCACTTGCTCGCATTTGAATTTGGGGAATGCGGCCCTGGCCTTTGGCAGATCAAAGTCCTTTTTGTTAAAAGTAAAGCATTTCCATTTGCATATACTGCAGAACGGTCCTGAAATGCGTGTCACGTTTTATGGTCAAGCCTTGTACTGTGCCCCCTAGTGGCAGTTTACTGAACTGATCCTAAAGTAACAAACTCCTCAATTAATACTTACGACTACTAGTTTGTAATTTCAAACAGAGCAGCGTTAAACAGAAATAAATTTGACCATTTACTTTTAAAGCATTGAAAACCAGCATAAAACCTTATTTCAATTCCTGAACTAAAAACAGAGTCAGAAATCACAAATCAGGATGTCTTTCTCCTATTTTGACATTTAAATATTGCATATATCCCAAGAAGAAAAGAgttaacatttaaaatgaagtagggaaaacaatcagccttGAGAAACATGGCATACGGTAAATGGGCTCAGTACTCAGTAACAGGAATACTGTCAGATTGTTCACAACACTAGCCATAGGGGGCGCTCTCATACCCTGCCATACATGTACCGCTAATAGTGGCTGGTCATTAATGAAGCTATGTCTTGAATAAAAGGGATGCTTAATGGCCGTTTACAGCATCGCACAAAAAATGTGTCCCACTGGGTGGGTGTGtccattatggggggggggcacactcatTCACCTGCCTGCCCCACCTCCACATTGTTATAGATACTTGTCCTGGACTGATTCATATGGCATCTGTCTTTATGCAGACGGCACTACTGCCTGCGTGAAAGAGGGAGCTGAGTTTAGGTGCCGGGGGGGGAATACTGCGATGTCGAAGAAGGCACTTCAGTAAGATACACATTGAGGTGCAGCTCCGCAGTCTCACACCACATGTTCAGAGTCTTCCCCAAGATCTCcaggtaaaaacaaaaaataactaTTCGCAGTGTCCGCGCTCCTTTGGCCATAATCACACGTTCAgccttcctgcagcagctggaTGTAACTCTTTGGCACCAGACCCCGTCTGCCCCTTAGTTCCCCGACAAACCATTCCTCATCCACGGACTCCACGCCTGTGATGATGTCAccgacctgcagggggcagaaaCAGGATGGCAAATCAAAGCCATAAAATGAGCTCCACAGCTGGCGGATCGTCACAGCTGTGAGGACATCGGCGGCCGCTGTTCACTTACAGCCCGTAATGTTAATTTTGTCATCGTACGGTAACAGCAGATGGTATCGAGGCTAATTTTTAACCTGACTGCTACCGGTTCGGCCTTTGTGTctttagaattagaatttagtgactaattgtcattgttgacacgccacagtacacaacaaaaaaatgtgttctctgcattaaacccatatgtgacaatgtgacatagcagggggaagCTAATTCAGCTGccaggggagcagtgcttgggggtggtaccttgctcagggtacctcagtggtgccttgctggtcagagattcaaatctgcaatctttcaattacaagtgcgcttccctaaccactaCCACCACGAGACATTTAACCTGTAATATGCTGAGCATGGCACAGGGATGCAGAAAACTGGTATACAAGTACGGATTTGCTGTATAAAGCGATACGCGCAATAATTTTTTGTCGTAGTGCCACAAATGTGTatctattttatgttttatgtagCTAATTTGTGGTATAAAGGCTAAAATGCACAGTggtttcttgtcataacagcgcaaataaacataaaataaatacacatttgtgCCACTGCGACAAAAAATCGTATCATTTTATACAGTAAATGtgtacttgcataccagttatgtgcatccCTGTGAATAGCGAAACTCTAACAACAATTGTTACCTtctacactctcagaaaaaagggtaaaactttgtacctttgcttgtctctgatgctgtacccttgtaattgatccttttaaggtacaaaaatggactctgaggaacatctcaaaggtacaaacagcattaatgtactgTCAATGGTACAGAAgtattcctcagagtccatttctgtaccttgaaaaggtacaattacctacagctaagggtataaTTGCCAGCCCCTTCAGGGTACAGCAccggtgacaagcaaaggtacaaatttttaccCTTTTTTATCTAAGAGTGTACATGATACAACAGATCTGATTTGATTGAAGGGACTGACCGTCATGGAGAGCTCATCATTATTCTCAGAGGTGAAGTCATACAAGGCTCGAGCTCGTCTCATTCCAGGAGCCCCCGCCTTCTCAACAGGAGGGCCTGGAAAGAAGAGGCAAGAATATATTGCACGTTTTACGAATGCTTTGTACTGTGATATGACAGCATATCTTTGTTATCTCAAGATAATGAGAAAATttgttattttgagaaaacaagcTACTCTCGCCTTTCgtacacatttttatttattttttgttacttTAACATATCAGTTGTCAGGGAAACTCAGTTCAATGCCTGTGTCTTCTGCCGTATGCTAGACTGCTGTGCATTTGACAAATAAACTTTAATTTGATTTTGGTAGACTCGCGTCACGCAGCCGTGAGAAATGCACTGCTCATCCCTGCCCTCAGGATGGCGCTTTTccacctggtggggggggggggggggggtcactcacCTGCGCAGAACTCCACAAAAGCCATGGGGAAGATGCCGTCCTTGCCGCGGAGCCTGCCAGAGCACCAGTCGGCGTCCACGTGCTCCGTGATCTGGACACGGTCTCCCTGCTGGAGGGAGAGCTCCTGCTCCGTCTCGGCCATGAAGTCGTACCGGGCCACCGCCCACTGGCCCCCCGCAGACTCCAGCTGAGGTGGTTTTACACAGAACCCATCATTCAGGCACAGGCACCCTGCTATAGGCCCACCCACGCTCATCTGAAACACTGAGACCCTCAAAATAAAACCAGTCGACAAACTCACTGTTGCTTTTTCAGTAATATTACATGCTGTGCTTAGCC from Brienomyrus brachyistius isolate T26 unplaced genomic scaffold, BBRACH_0.4 scaffold47, whole genome shotgun sequence includes these protein-coding regions:
- the rps3a gene encoding 40S ribosomal protein S3a, giving the protein MFPLLFPRVSNMAVGKNKRLTKGGKKGAKKKIVDPFSKKDWYDVKAPAMFNIRNLGKTLVTRTQGTKIASDGLKGRVFEVSLADLQNDEVAFRKFKLITEDVQGKNCLTNFHGMDLTRDKMCSMVKKWQTMIEAHVDVRTTDSYLLRLFCVGFTKKRTNQIRKTSYAQHQQVRQIRKKMLEIMTREVQTNDLKEVVNKLIPDSIGKDIEKACQSIYPLHDVFVRKVKMLKKPKFELGKLMEIHGEGGTSSTTKAGGDDSGAKVERADGYEPPVQESV